The following proteins are encoded in a genomic region of Nicotiana sylvestris chromosome 4, ASM39365v2, whole genome shotgun sequence:
- the LOC104227507 gene encoding uncharacterized protein, protein MLARKTVATGALSRKLKAQLKASQAQDSQNSDDSFKSASEGGGTRSSDSDQVTSMQNPSTEVISDLAEDLENRFILVGSIVDVETTESRRRGGKNKREKEKESEGVCGDESEKGKEVVDSSPTSETGRLAICGTEPKKVEESSKKAGGSGSGEATEGLVNLGKQTDAPGSSIEETMADLLKKVGDSYKPKKKRTPKTKTPGTARTNKIKKAAPSKSTKIPLPRGRATRGQLKQREEEFQKALDESKKKRMEKRK, encoded by the coding sequence ATGCTTGCTCGCAAAACTGTGGCTACAGGTGCGCTTTCAAGAAAATTAAAGGCACAGTTAAAGGCTAGTCAAGCCCAAGATTCCCAAAATTCTGATGATTCGTTCAAGTCTGCGAGTGAGGGGGGAGGAACTAGGTCTTCTGATTCTGACCAGGTAACTTCTATGCAAAATCCCTCTACCGAGGTAATCTCTGATTTGGCTGAAGACTTAGAAAATAGATTTATTTTGGTTGGGTCTATTGTGGATGTGGAAACAACTGAGTCAAGAAGGAGAGGaggtaaaaataaaagagaaaaagaaaaagagagtgaggGCGTGTGTGGTGATGAGAGTgaaaaagggaaagaagtggTTGATTCTTCACCCACCTCTGAAACTGGTAGATTGGCTATCTGTGGAACTGAGCCAAAAAAGGTGGAAGAAAGTAGCAAGAAGGCAGGGGGAAGTGGTTCAGGGGAAGCCACTGAAGGGCTGGTAAATCTAGGAAAACAAACAGATGCACCTGGTTCATCTATTGAAGAGACCATGGCGGATCTTCTGAAAAAAGTTGGTGATAGTTATAAGCCCAAGAAAAAGAGAACTCCAAAAACAAAGACCCCTGGCACTGCAAGAACAAATAAGATTAAGAAGGCTGCTCCTTCTAAATCTACTAAAATTCCTCTCCCAAGAGGACGAGCCACGAGGGGACAACTGAAGCAAAGGGAGGAAGAATTTCAGAAAGCTTTAGATGAGAGCaagaagaaaagaatggaaaaaaggaaatga